The genomic window TCATTAATAATAGGATGTTTAATTGGGCTTGAAATGCCCCTTGTAATAAGGTTAAATCAAGAATTTGAAGAACTTAGAGTAAATATATCAGGAATAATGGAAAAAGACTATTATGGCGCTTTATTAGGAGGCGCTATCTACGCATTTATAGCTCTTCCATTTTTAGGGCTGACCTACACGCCTATATTGCTTGGTGCTATAAATGCTATAGTTGCATCAATAATGCTACTAAAATTTTTCCCGTTACTTAAAAGGAAAAAAATCATTTCTACATTTTTTTTATTTACTTCTGCCAGCCTAATTATTTTATCAATTTTTAGCGAACCAATAATTTTATTTGGAGAACAAAAAAAATATAAAGATAAAATAATATTTTCAGATCGATCAAAGTATCAAAAAATTGTAATTACCCAATGGAAGGATTATTACTGGCTATATGTTAATGGGCACGTTCAATTTTCAACATACGATGAAGAAAAATACAATGAACCACTCGTTCACCCAGCAATGAAAATAGCTCTAAATATAGATAATATTTTAATACTCGGTGGAGGCGATGGACTTGCCTTACGGGAAGTACTCAAACATAAATATATTAAATCAGTTACTCTTGTAGATATAGATCCTTTTATGACGGATTTAGCCAAACATCATCCAGTATTGCTAAATATTAACAAAGGTTCAATTAATAATATTAAAGTGAAAATAATAAACGAAGACGCTTTACGATTCATAAAAAATGACAATAAACTTTACAGCGTAATCATAATAGACTTACCTGCGCCTGATTCCTTTGATTTAATGCATCTTTATTCGTCTAATTTTTATATTATATTGCGCCAACACCTCATAAAGGGAGGTATTATGGTTACTCAAGCAACAAGTCCTTATTTTTCCCAAAAAGCCTTTTTATGTATATTACGAACAATACGAGATTCAGGGTATTCAACTCTTCCATACCATAATCATATACCGACTATGGGAGAATGGGGATGGATAATTGGAATTAAATCTAATGATATGGATGAATTTTCCCTTAAAAAAAGATTATTGGATACTGACTTCTCTGACCTTGATATAAAATTTTTAAGTAATGATTCAATTATTTCAATGGCATATTTTGGAAAAGGAATAATAGATGAAGAAATTATAGCTGACATAAAAAATAATACAGATATAAACCCTGTTCTTTACTACTATTACCTTTCAGGAAGCTGGGGATCGTATTAAATTAGTGAATAATCATATATCCTAACCTAACACTTGCAATTTTTAAGTTTATACATTATTGTTTTAAGCCATTTAATAAAATGTCAATGCTTAAAAGGAGGAAAAATGCCTTATTATTTAATATGCCCAATTTCTCATGAAATAGGAAGCCAATCCCTTAATCTGATCGAAATCGTAAGAACCCATCCTGTAAAAGGACTACATAATGATATTATTCATGATGGCTTACTGGACGTAGCGGATGCTGCTATGGAATTTTATTTTATGGATTCAATGGAAATTCTTAATGCTAATGCCTTTTTTAAAAAATTGGTCAGGATAGGAATTAGTACAGCTCACGGAATTATATCAAGTATAAGTAATAAATTAATTAAGCAGTTAGAACCCGACCAATTACTCGATGTTGCGGATTGGGCAGAAAA from Desulfobacterales bacterium includes these protein-coding regions:
- a CDS encoding polyamine aminopropyltransferase; protein product: MKIERDSIGYNKSFHLPLISPSFVIKACLFATGCSGIVAEYTLSTLASYLIGNAVFQWTIVMSLMLFAMGIGSRITRYFYHNLLDIFIVIEFILSISCALSSIIAYSFSSYPCLPIIIYIHSLIIGCLIGLEMPLVIRLNQEFEELRVNISGIMEKDYYGALLGGAIYAFIALPFLGLTYTPILLGAINAIVASIMLLKFFPLLKRKKIISTFFLFTSASLIILSIFSEPIILFGEQKKYKDKIIFSDRSKYQKIVITQWKDYYWLYVNGHVQFSTYDEEKYNEPLVHPAMKIALNIDNILILGGGDGLALREVLKHKYIKSVTLVDIDPFMTDLAKHHPVLLNINKGSINNIKVKIINEDALRFIKNDNKLYSVIIIDLPAPDSFDLMHLYSSNFYIILRQHLIKGGIMVTQATSPYFSQKAFLCILRTIRDSGYSTLPYHNHIPTMGEWGWIIGIKSNDMDEFSLKKRLLDTDFSDLDIKFLSNDSIISMAYFGKGIIDEEIIADIKNNTDINPVLYYYYLSGSWGSY